The following proteins are co-located in the Mycolicibacterium goodii genome:
- a CDS encoding NAD(P)H-dependent oxidoreductase: MNVFWITAHPEPRSLNGFLKREGQKALRSRGHRVVESDLYAMGWNPVVDAASYGHDPAERLHVATAAKSAHAKGTVSADIRAEQEKLNAADTIVLQFPMWWFGMPALLKGWFDRVWHQGYAYGKRGPDGEWIGYGDGFLAGKRAMVVVTMGGPAHMFSERGIHGSIEDLLFPIHHGMLFYAGAEVLSPVLIMGSDRYTADDAELALAQLRERLDTLHSATPLPFRTQNGGDYENFTLRPGLSPGETGLGMHRTQRVASPRCTDDYCA, from the coding sequence ATGAACGTCTTCTGGATCACCGCACATCCCGAGCCCCGCTCCCTCAACGGCTTCCTGAAACGTGAGGGGCAGAAAGCGTTGCGAAGCAGAGGACATCGGGTCGTGGAGTCAGATCTCTATGCGATGGGATGGAATCCGGTCGTCGATGCGGCAAGTTACGGCCACGATCCGGCTGAGCGTTTACATGTCGCCACGGCAGCAAAATCGGCGCACGCCAAAGGAACTGTCTCCGCTGATATCCGCGCCGAGCAGGAGAAGTTGAACGCCGCCGACACGATCGTGCTGCAGTTCCCGATGTGGTGGTTCGGGATGCCTGCCCTGTTGAAGGGGTGGTTCGACCGCGTATGGCATCAGGGGTATGCCTATGGAAAACGCGGACCCGACGGCGAATGGATCGGCTATGGTGACGGATTCCTGGCCGGGAAAAGGGCCATGGTCGTAGTCACCATGGGGGGTCCTGCGCACATGTTCAGCGAGCGAGGAATCCACGGTTCGATCGAAGACCTGCTCTTCCCGATCCACCACGGAATGCTCTTTTATGCTGGTGCCGAAGTTCTTTCACCGGTGCTGATCATGGGGTCCGACCGGTACACCGCCGACGACGCCGAGTTGGCCCTGGCGCAGCTGCGGGAGCGGCTGGACACATTACACAGTGCGACGCCGCTGCCGTTCAGAACCCAGAACGGTGGTGACTATGAAAACTTCACACTCAGACCAGGCCTTTCCCCTGGAGAGACCGGTTTGGGCATGCACCGCACGCAGCGCGTGGCGTCGCCGCGCTGCACGGACGACTACTGCGCTTGA
- a CDS encoding MFS transporter yields MTWDTTPAKPTNPATNHAHRQGATVVNSSPQQSRATSPHTADPPTSKLRKVVAASMAGTVIEWYEFLLYSAASALVFGTLFFPKTDNALDGVINALLIYAVGFLARPLGGLVFGYFGDRVGRKKLLQVSLLLVGASTFAIGCIPGYSSIGMAAPLLLVLMRFIQGVGVGGEWGGAVLLVAEHSPIKSRAFWTSWPQAALPLGNFVATLVLTGLSFAMTEDAFLAYGWRIAFWLSAVIVIVGYYIRTRVDEAPLFLEAREAAEKTHEATPSALQVIRAYPRQVLIAMGARVAENIMYQMVVTFSITYLAFTIGATTTEILVLILGAHAIHFVVVPLYGRLADTWGRKPLFLLGSVLAIGWGFIGFPLLSTGNDLFIFLGITLGLLIHGLMYAPQPALMAEMFPTRMRYTGVSLGYQVTSIFAGSLAPFISTSLLRSHQSWVPIACYLAVAAIISTVAVSFLKETKGIDLADIGTTAESAPRAA; encoded by the coding sequence GTGACCTGGGACACAACCCCGGCCAAGCCCACCAACCCAGCCACCAACCATGCGCACCGACAAGGAGCCACCGTGGTCAACTCATCGCCCCAGCAATCCCGCGCCACCAGCCCGCACACGGCTGACCCGCCCACGAGCAAGCTGCGAAAAGTGGTGGCGGCGTCCATGGCAGGCACCGTCATCGAGTGGTACGAGTTCCTGCTGTACTCGGCGGCCTCGGCCCTCGTCTTCGGCACGTTGTTCTTCCCGAAGACCGACAACGCACTCGACGGCGTCATCAACGCACTGCTCATCTACGCCGTCGGATTCCTCGCCCGCCCCCTCGGCGGCTTGGTCTTCGGTTACTTCGGTGACCGCGTGGGACGCAAGAAGCTGCTCCAGGTGAGCCTGCTCCTGGTCGGCGCCTCGACGTTCGCGATCGGCTGCATCCCTGGCTACAGCAGCATCGGGATGGCCGCTCCCCTGCTGTTGGTCCTGATGCGTTTCATCCAGGGCGTCGGCGTCGGCGGCGAATGGGGCGGTGCCGTGCTCCTCGTCGCCGAACACAGCCCGATCAAGAGTCGCGCCTTCTGGACCAGCTGGCCGCAGGCCGCCCTACCCCTCGGCAATTTCGTTGCCACACTTGTCCTCACCGGTCTGTCGTTCGCCATGACCGAGGACGCCTTCCTTGCCTATGGCTGGCGTATCGCATTCTGGTTGTCGGCTGTGATCGTGATCGTCGGTTACTACATCCGGACGCGCGTGGACGAGGCACCGCTGTTCCTGGAAGCCCGCGAGGCGGCCGAGAAGACCCATGAGGCCACACCCTCGGCACTGCAGGTCATCAGGGCCTACCCACGCCAGGTGCTGATCGCCATGGGCGCCCGGGTGGCGGAGAACATCATGTATCAGATGGTGGTTACGTTCTCGATCACATATCTGGCGTTCACGATCGGAGCCACCACCACCGAGATCCTGGTCCTCATCCTCGGTGCGCACGCCATCCACTTCGTCGTGGTGCCCCTATATGGCAGGCTCGCCGACACCTGGGGCCGCAAACCGTTGTTCCTGCTGGGATCCGTACTCGCCATCGGCTGGGGATTCATCGGCTTTCCGTTGTTGTCCACCGGCAACGATCTGTTTATTTTCCTCGGCATCACCCTCGGCCTCCTGATCCACGGCCTGATGTACGCCCCGCAGCCTGCGCTGATGGCCGAGATGTTCCCCACACGAATGCGTTACACCGGCGTCTCACTGGGTTACCAGGTCACCTCGATCTTCGCCGGATCGTTGGCTCCTTTCATCAGCACGTCGCTGCTGCGTTCGCATCAGTCGTGGGTGCCGATCGCTTGCTACCTCGCAGTGGCGGCCATCATCTCGACGGTGGCGGTGAGTTTCCTGAAAGAGACCAAGGGCATCGACCTGGCCGACATAGGTACCACCGCCGAGAGCGCGCCGAGGGCCGCATGA
- a CDS encoding GlxA family transcriptional regulator, which yields MPSGSDGGRHRVAVFIRNGVLSFELGIVHRIFGQARTDSGATLYELSTCAPEPGVVSTDADFDIAVTQGPEALSLADTVVVPGSQLDFEPGEAFADSSTVLALSNIRSDARIASICSGSFLLAAAGLLDGRRATTHWRSSKRFRALFPQVEFHPDVLYTDDDGVLTSAGAAAGIDLCLHIVRTDHGAAVANEIARGTVVPPHRSGAQAQYIRYPVQAPQLSLTGRAREWALANLHRPITLQELAKQESTSTRTFTRRFREEIGTSPGQWLTRRRVERACELLERTALSIDDIANSAGFGTAGTLRLHFRSELGVSPSTYRSTFGGRAPRATARG from the coding sequence ATGCCGAGTGGCAGCGACGGTGGTCGCCACCGCGTAGCGGTGTTCATACGTAACGGCGTGCTCTCCTTCGAGCTCGGCATCGTTCACAGAATCTTCGGGCAGGCGCGAACGGACAGCGGAGCAACTCTTTATGAATTGTCGACCTGCGCACCGGAGCCCGGGGTGGTGAGCACCGACGCTGACTTCGACATCGCCGTAACGCAAGGGCCCGAGGCCCTCTCACTTGCAGACACCGTCGTTGTCCCCGGCTCGCAACTCGATTTCGAACCCGGCGAAGCCTTCGCCGATTCATCAACGGTTCTGGCGCTCTCGAACATTCGCTCGGACGCCCGGATTGCGTCGATCTGTAGTGGATCCTTTCTGTTGGCTGCCGCGGGCCTGTTGGACGGTCGTCGCGCCACCACCCATTGGCGGTCCTCGAAGCGGTTTCGCGCCCTGTTTCCTCAGGTTGAGTTCCACCCCGATGTGCTTTACACCGACGATGACGGCGTCCTCACGTCCGCCGGTGCGGCCGCCGGAATCGATCTTTGTCTGCACATCGTGCGCACGGATCACGGGGCTGCAGTTGCCAACGAGATCGCCCGAGGAACCGTGGTTCCTCCGCACCGCAGTGGCGCTCAGGCGCAGTACATCAGATACCCGGTGCAGGCTCCACAACTGTCCTTGACAGGGCGCGCTCGCGAATGGGCGCTGGCGAATCTTCACCGCCCGATCACGCTCCAGGAACTCGCAAAGCAAGAATCGACCAGCACGCGAACTTTCACCCGCCGCTTCCGCGAGGAAATCGGAACCTCGCCGGGGCAGTGGCTGACGAGACGAAGAGTCGAACGCGCCTGCGAACTGCTCGAACGAACCGCGCTCTCCATCGACGATATTGCGAACAGCGCCGGCTTCGGGACGGCCGGAACACTTCGTCTTCACTTCCGATCGGAGTTGGGTGTCTCCCCGAGCACCTATCGATCCACCTTCGGAGGCAGGGCTCCACGCGCAACAGCACGCGGCTGA
- a CDS encoding LacI family DNA-binding transcriptional regulator: protein MGTLDDVARAAGVSKSVASRALTGDTKARMSEATRARILAAAAELDYVPNARARALRQSRSGAIGLIVPDVNNAVFADMLAGVQQATARHATDVLLGQVDPPPEGAQQLSRLVREGRVDGLLIQRREDFDDTMLAAVLGSGVPAITVNSRLPGRVGSVILEDERGAGLATRHLIELGHRKIAFISGTRTHDTARRRKNGYLRALTEAGLTADPAWVIDAGWESDAGALALDTLYRVGGLGKPDGPTAVVVASVNAAVGALFTALRMGLRVPEQLSLVGINTTWVSNTVHPAITTVKLPLRRLGEVAATMLLDHLAGAGLTDVVVEDPAPELVAKATTAPPSS, encoded by the coding sequence ATGGGCACTCTCGATGACGTGGCGCGGGCGGCAGGGGTCTCGAAGTCCGTCGCCTCTCGCGCTCTGACCGGCGATACCAAGGCGCGTATGAGCGAAGCCACCCGTGCGCGAATTCTGGCGGCCGCCGCCGAGCTCGACTATGTGCCCAATGCCCGCGCTCGTGCGCTCCGCCAGTCCCGCTCCGGAGCAATCGGTCTGATTGTTCCTGACGTCAACAACGCGGTGTTTGCCGACATGTTGGCAGGCGTGCAGCAGGCGACCGCCCGTCACGCCACCGACGTGCTGCTCGGGCAGGTCGATCCACCGCCGGAAGGTGCCCAACAGCTGTCTCGCCTGGTGCGGGAAGGCCGGGTCGATGGACTGCTGATCCAGCGCCGGGAGGATTTCGACGACACCATGCTGGCCGCGGTCCTGGGATCTGGCGTTCCTGCGATCACCGTCAACTCCCGGCTACCGGGCAGAGTCGGATCGGTGATCCTCGAGGATGAGCGCGGCGCGGGGCTGGCCACCCGACACCTGATCGAGTTGGGTCACCGCAAGATTGCGTTCATTTCCGGCACGCGCACGCACGACACCGCGCGCCGACGCAAGAACGGGTACCTGCGCGCGCTGACCGAGGCCGGCCTCACTGCGGACCCCGCCTGGGTGATTGATGCCGGGTGGGAGTCCGACGCCGGCGCCCTGGCACTCGATACGCTCTACCGCGTTGGCGGGCTGGGAAAACCGGACGGGCCCACGGCCGTCGTGGTCGCGAGCGTCAACGCCGCCGTGGGCGCCCTGTTCACCGCGCTGCGGATGGGCTTGCGGGTGCCAGAGCAACTTTCGCTCGTCGGGATCAACACGACGTGGGTGTCCAACACGGTGCATCCGGCCATCACCACTGTCAAGCTCCCGCTGCGTCGGCTCGGCGAAGTGGCCGCCACGATGCTGCTGGACCACCTGGCAGGAGCCGGCCTCACAGATGTGGTGGTCGAGGATCCCGCACCCGAACTGGTCGCCAAGGCGACCACGGCCCCGCCGAGTTCCTGA
- a CDS encoding CaiB/BaiF CoA transferase family protein, with protein sequence MAMLDGVRVVSFTHFLQGPSATQMLADLGAQVVKVEPPAGAFERSWSGPDAYLNGESVFFLLGNRNVSSLVVDLKDPEWVDVVLRLLDDADVLIESFRPGVMERLGLGWERLRHRNSRLVYCSLSGYGSDGPYKDRPGQDVLLQSLSGIAAVTGAADGPPTPVGASIVDQHGAVLGAFGILAALHGRERTGRGARVESNLLSAALDLQIEPLSYFLNGFIGRRSNSGVSSPYYKAPYGVFATADGHLTLSLNALDILAAVFEDDWFRGVGEDSSYQRREDVNERVAKHMGQRSTDEWSAVFAAAKVWFAPVNTYADLVEDPQVQHNKSVIEINHPTAGVVKLLGHPVLYDGQRPGVRDVPPDLGSANRTVLTDLGYDPEDIDRLQAKVGN encoded by the coding sequence ATGGCGATGCTCGACGGTGTTCGCGTCGTTAGCTTCACCCATTTTCTGCAAGGCCCATCAGCCACGCAGATGCTGGCAGATCTGGGCGCGCAGGTCGTGAAGGTCGAGCCACCGGCCGGTGCGTTCGAAAGGTCGTGGTCGGGCCCCGACGCCTACCTCAACGGGGAGAGCGTTTTCTTCCTGCTGGGCAACCGGAACGTCAGCAGCCTGGTGGTCGATCTCAAGGACCCCGAGTGGGTGGATGTGGTGCTCCGACTGCTCGACGACGCGGACGTACTGATCGAGAGTTTCCGTCCCGGCGTGATGGAGCGGCTCGGACTGGGCTGGGAACGCCTGCGCCACCGCAACTCCCGGCTGGTGTATTGCTCGCTGTCGGGCTACGGCAGCGACGGACCCTATAAGGACCGGCCGGGGCAGGATGTGCTGCTGCAGTCTTTGTCAGGAATCGCGGCAGTCACGGGAGCCGCTGATGGCCCGCCAACGCCGGTCGGGGCTTCGATCGTCGACCAGCACGGCGCGGTGTTGGGGGCGTTCGGGATCCTGGCGGCGCTTCACGGCCGGGAACGCACCGGGCGGGGGGCCCGGGTGGAGAGCAATCTGCTCAGCGCCGCGCTCGATCTCCAGATCGAACCGCTGTCCTACTTCCTGAACGGTTTCATCGGACGCCGCAGTAACAGTGGCGTTTCATCGCCGTATTACAAAGCGCCATATGGAGTTTTCGCCACCGCTGACGGCCACCTCACCCTGTCGCTCAATGCGCTGGACATCCTCGCCGCCGTCTTCGAGGACGACTGGTTCCGCGGTGTCGGTGAAGATTCGTCCTACCAACGGCGCGAGGACGTCAACGAACGCGTGGCCAAGCACATGGGGCAGCGAAGCACTGACGAATGGAGTGCGGTGTTCGCCGCAGCCAAGGTCTGGTTCGCGCCGGTGAATACCTACGCCGACCTCGTTGAGGACCCTCAGGTACAGCACAACAAGTCGGTGATCGAGATCAACCATCCGACCGCGGGTGTCGTCAAACTCCTTGGGCACCCGGTGCTCTACGACGGACAGCGTCCTGGGGTGCGCGACGTGCCGCCCGACCTGGGCAGCGCCAATCGGACTGTCCTGACTGATTTGGGCTACGACCCAGAAGATATCGATCGACTTCAAGCAAAGGTAGGTAACTGA
- a CDS encoding acetamidase/formamidase family protein has product MSHVHEIELDLTKSLVDDPRAGHNRWHPDIPAVLRCAPGDTVALRARDGYDGQISRDSTAADVLAMDAARIHPLTGPVYIEGAEPGDLLVVDVLSVETGDFGATLNIPGFGFLRDEFTEPHIVRWEIADGFATSADLPGVRLPGAPFMGVMGVAPARELFERTRSAEHRVANEGGLVELPNPTSAVPPDLPEDPARRTISPTEAGGNIDIKHLTAGSRVYLHVWVAGGLFSVGDGHFAQGDGESCGAAVETTTRVVVRFDLRKRAATAGNVRYLRFERLTAGPPEVAARPHFAVTGMPVDDDGRIHPENLNLATRNALRLMVDHLADERGFTRQQAYALCSVAVDLRISQIVDVPNVLVSAMVPTDIFE; this is encoded by the coding sequence ATGAGCCACGTGCACGAAATCGAACTGGACCTCACCAAATCACTGGTGGACGACCCGCGAGCGGGCCACAATCGCTGGCATCCAGACATCCCGGCGGTGCTGCGGTGCGCGCCGGGCGACACCGTGGCGTTGCGTGCGCGCGACGGATACGACGGCCAGATCAGCAGGGATTCGACGGCGGCAGACGTACTGGCCATGGATGCCGCCCGGATCCACCCGCTGACCGGACCCGTATACATCGAGGGCGCCGAGCCAGGTGATCTCCTGGTGGTCGATGTGCTGTCGGTGGAGACCGGCGACTTCGGCGCCACCCTGAACATTCCCGGATTCGGTTTCTTGCGCGACGAATTCACCGAACCACACATCGTGCGCTGGGAGATTGCCGACGGATTCGCCACCTCGGCGGACCTTCCAGGGGTGCGGTTGCCCGGGGCCCCCTTCATGGGGGTGATGGGGGTCGCACCGGCTCGAGAGTTGTTCGAGCGCACCAGGTCCGCCGAACACCGAGTCGCCAATGAAGGTGGATTGGTCGAACTGCCGAATCCCACCTCAGCGGTGCCACCGGATCTCCCGGAGGACCCGGCCCGGCGCACGATCTCCCCCACCGAGGCCGGCGGCAACATTGACATCAAACACCTGACCGCAGGTAGCCGGGTGTACCTGCACGTCTGGGTTGCGGGCGGGTTGTTCTCCGTCGGCGACGGGCACTTCGCGCAGGGAGACGGCGAATCCTGCGGTGCTGCAGTGGAAACCACTACAAGAGTGGTGGTGCGATTCGACCTGCGCAAGCGTGCGGCGACGGCGGGCAACGTGCGTTATCTGCGCTTCGAGCGTCTCACCGCCGGGCCCCCGGAGGTGGCCGCGCGGCCGCACTTCGCGGTGACCGGTATGCCGGTAGACGACGACGGCCGGATCCACCCGGAAAATCTCAACCTGGCGACACGAAACGCACTGCGTCTGATGGTCGATCACCTGGCCGATGAACGCGGTTTCACCCGTCAGCAGGCGTATGCGCTGTGCAGCGTGGCCGTCGACCTGCGTATCAGCCAGATCGTCGACGTGCCCAACGTGTTGGTGTCGGCCATGGTGCCCACCGACATCTTCGAGTGA
- a CDS encoding saccharopine dehydrogenase family protein, with translation MGELLIYGATGYTGAMAAEHARDLGLRPVLGGRNADTLAAAAERLDCAYRVFDVEDQSAVDEALTPAEVLLNCAGPFLRTARPLMDAAIRAGTHYLDIAAELDSYRLAETADRAATAAGVMLLPGSGGSVAMLGCLAAHTVARVERPQRLRIALHVAGSMSRGSAISAGENLTTETLHRVDGSLSVADPNAVREFDFGFGEVACTPVTLPDLITIGRATGIANIDTYVYASGDAFSDGEPADLPDGPSAEQRAVDRYHAVAEATGRDGRTVSSVLDTVNGYTFTPLAAAHAARRVLAGDARPGFHTPVEVFGAGFAETIADTQITDRECG, from the coding sequence ATGGGTGAGCTATTGATCTACGGCGCAACGGGTTACACCGGGGCGATGGCAGCCGAACACGCCCGAGACCTTGGCTTGCGCCCGGTGCTGGGCGGACGCAACGCCGACACGCTCGCCGCGGCGGCCGAGCGGCTGGACTGCGCCTACCGGGTGTTCGACGTCGAAGACCAGTCTGCGGTCGACGAAGCTCTCACCCCGGCTGAGGTGCTGCTGAACTGCGCCGGTCCGTTTCTGCGTACGGCGCGGCCGCTGATGGATGCGGCTATTCGAGCAGGCACGCACTACTTGGACATCGCCGCCGAGCTGGACAGTTACCGGCTGGCGGAGACGGCCGATAGAGCCGCGACCGCCGCCGGGGTCATGCTGTTGCCGGGCAGCGGCGGCAGTGTGGCCATGCTTGGCTGCCTGGCTGCGCATACCGTCGCCCGCGTCGAACGGCCGCAGCGGTTGCGGATCGCTCTGCACGTGGCGGGGTCGATGTCGCGGGGATCGGCCATCAGCGCCGGCGAGAATCTCACCACCGAGACCCTGCACCGGGTTGACGGGTCCCTGTCCGTTGCGGATCCAAATGCCGTTCGTGAGTTCGACTTCGGGTTCGGCGAAGTGGCCTGCACGCCGGTCACACTGCCCGATCTGATCACCATCGGACGTGCGACCGGAATCGCGAACATCGACACCTACGTGTACGCCTCTGGTGACGCGTTCTCCGACGGCGAGCCGGCTGATCTGCCCGACGGCCCAAGCGCCGAGCAGCGCGCCGTCGACCGGTACCACGCGGTCGCCGAGGCCACCGGGCGGGACGGCCGAACCGTGTCTTCGGTGCTAGACACCGTCAACGGCTACACCTTTACTCCGCTGGCCGCCGCCCACGCCGCCCGCCGGGTCCTGGCCGGCGACGCGCGGCCCGGCTTCCACACCCCCGTGGAGGTCTTCGGCGCCGGATTCGCCGAGACGATCGCCGACACCCAGATCACCGACCGCGAATGCGGGTAG
- a CDS encoding VOC family protein, whose protein sequence is MLDHVFLTVADPQASIAFYTAALGPLGITTRLDYDKKDGPPGHPDLYGLGDPDTGRMIFWLRRGVADGAAAHIGFVADSEAEVDAAYAAAIAAGAADNGAPGARLHYDPRYYAANVIDPDGYSLEFVYKSWQHRHG, encoded by the coding sequence GTGCTTGACCACGTTTTCCTTACTGTCGCCGATCCGCAGGCGTCGATCGCGTTCTACACCGCTGCGCTGGGGCCGCTCGGCATCACCACCCGACTGGATTACGACAAAAAGGACGGACCACCCGGACATCCGGACCTCTACGGGCTCGGTGACCCCGACACGGGCCGGATGATTTTCTGGCTGCGACGTGGTGTGGCTGACGGCGCCGCGGCCCACATCGGGTTCGTCGCGGATAGCGAGGCCGAAGTGGACGCCGCCTACGCCGCGGCGATCGCCGCAGGCGCTGCTGACAACGGGGCGCCGGGCGCTCGGCTGCATTACGACCCCCGCTACTACGCTGCCAACGTCATCGACCCCGACGGCTACAGCTTGGAGTTCGTCTACAAGAGCTGGCAGCACCGACATGGGTGA
- a CDS encoding helix-turn-helix domain-containing protein produces MQAQRGSASELGTFLRAQRALVAPQDAGLPAAPGRRVAGLRREEVAVLSGVSADYYTRLEQGRERSPSAPVLDSICEALRMSADARDHAFRLARLAPKVGRDNEMISPELLQTMDAFPHAAAYVTNAAFRVLTANPIAAALIAPLQRRNSSVLAAIFVDPVAREYYVNWDEVARAAVSALRLAKSFVPAVPEVDELVNRLYKRSGAFREMWDDQRVAGLSATRKTIRHPDVGTLELSFQTFDVRSAPGQQLTVATAATGSASADALALLGALGATRRQEQAQPDH; encoded by the coding sequence GTGCAGGCGCAGCGTGGTTCGGCGAGCGAGCTGGGGACGTTTCTGCGCGCCCAACGTGCCCTGGTCGCTCCGCAGGATGCCGGGCTGCCTGCCGCACCGGGCCGACGAGTCGCCGGGCTGCGACGCGAAGAGGTGGCGGTGCTGTCCGGGGTCAGCGCGGACTATTACACGCGGCTGGAGCAGGGACGAGAACGCAGTCCGTCGGCGCCGGTGCTGGACTCGATCTGCGAGGCGCTGCGGATGTCGGCTGATGCCCGCGACCACGCGTTCCGCCTGGCGCGGCTGGCGCCGAAGGTCGGCCGTGACAACGAGATGATCAGTCCTGAGCTACTGCAGACAATGGACGCATTTCCTCATGCAGCGGCCTATGTCACCAATGCTGCTTTCCGCGTCTTGACGGCCAATCCCATTGCGGCGGCGCTGATTGCGCCGCTGCAGCGCCGCAACAGCAGTGTGCTGGCCGCCATCTTCGTCGACCCGGTTGCCCGCGAGTACTACGTGAACTGGGACGAAGTGGCGCGCGCCGCGGTTAGTGCGTTGCGCCTGGCGAAGAGCTTCGTTCCGGCGGTGCCGGAGGTCGACGAACTTGTGAACCGTCTCTACAAGCGCAGCGGGGCCTTCCGTGAAATGTGGGACGACCAGCGGGTGGCTGGGTTGTCGGCGACCCGCAAGACGATTCGCCACCCCGATGTGGGAACCCTCGAGCTGAGCTTCCAAACTTTCGACGTGCGCAGCGCCCCGGGGCAGCAGCTGACGGTCGCCACCGCCGCCACCGGATCCGCCAGTGCTGACGCGTTGGCGCTGCTAGGAGCACTGGGCGCGACCCGCCGCCAGGAGCAGGCGCAGCCGGACCACTAA
- a CDS encoding enoyl-CoA hydratase/isomerase family protein, whose product MTETLAIGESVSVDTEAAEGVLQVLLNRPRKRNAFDLDMVRSLTRAIDARPADIRVIVLSGGSFFCAGADISVYGRGDLGEIGELTRAAGALVETIATVPVPVVAAIEGMALGGGFEVALAADLVVAGDTAELGLPEVSLGLIPGWGGTQRLTAQVGARKAKQLIMLGQRLPAAQAHDLGLVNEVVPAGTSRARALELAASLARSSASALAATKNLVSGAERALAYSDERATLMELFTSADGVEGVAAFVEKRPADFSR is encoded by the coding sequence ATGACCGAAACACTGGCGATCGGGGAGTCGGTGAGTGTCGACACGGAGGCCGCCGAGGGCGTGCTGCAGGTGCTGTTGAACCGACCGAGAAAACGTAACGCCTTCGACCTCGATATGGTTCGATCGCTGACCAGGGCGATCGACGCACGCCCGGCCGACATCCGGGTGATCGTGCTCAGCGGTGGCTCCTTCTTCTGTGCGGGAGCGGACATCTCAGTGTACGGCCGTGGCGATCTGGGCGAGATCGGCGAGCTCACCCGCGCGGCGGGAGCCCTGGTGGAAACCATCGCCACGGTTCCCGTCCCCGTCGTCGCGGCGATCGAAGGGATGGCCCTGGGCGGTGGCTTCGAGGTGGCGCTGGCCGCCGACCTCGTGGTGGCGGGTGACACGGCCGAACTCGGCCTTCCCGAGGTGTCTCTTGGGCTCATCCCGGGCTGGGGCGGCACGCAGCGACTGACCGCACAAGTGGGTGCCCGAAAAGCCAAGCAGCTCATCATGCTCGGGCAGCGCCTGCCCGCTGCCCAGGCCCACGACCTCGGCCTGGTGAACGAGGTGGTGCCGGCGGGTACCAGCCGTGCCCGCGCCCTGGAGTTGGCGGCGTCTCTGGCGAGGTCGTCGGCTTCGGCGCTGGCGGCCACCAAAAACCTGGTGTCGGGGGCCGAGCGGGCACTGGCCTACAGCGACGAACGCGCCACACTGATGGAGCTGTTCACCTCCGCCGACGGCGTCGAAGGGGTGGCGGCGTTCGTGGAGAAGCGCCCGGCCGACTTCAGCCGCTAG
- a CDS encoding zinc-dependent alcohol dehydrogenase family protein — MMKTRTIDDDATGDATTMRRVQFTRLGGPEVLELEPLQLPALPAGYVRVAIHVIGLNRFEALLRRDHYVLAPVLPATLGVEAVGTIVDTAPDVDGFTAGERVAILPIQSPAVGTGTYATHANVPVEALVPVPADRSDEQEAATWMAGLQAYTLATKVPIRSGDTVIVTAATSSVGTALIQIARDFGATVIATTRTAARKPELIALGADHAIATDDENLAGSVASITAGRGASVVYDSVGGALLAELVAATAPFGHVLCYGAQTSPDIRAARVDVPLVALDRKSVAFVDLFELVEFPDRLTAAKAYIADAGRRGALSICVDRVLAFEDVQEAHRILETGRLAGKLLLRVTQN; from the coding sequence ATGATGAAAACACGGACAATTGACGACGATGCCACCGGGGACGCCACCACAATGCGGCGGGTGCAGTTCACCCGGCTCGGTGGCCCCGAGGTGCTGGAATTGGAGCCACTGCAGCTGCCGGCGCTGCCGGCCGGGTACGTGCGCGTCGCGATCCACGTGATCGGATTGAACCGATTCGAGGCGCTGCTCCGGCGCGACCACTACGTCCTCGCCCCGGTCCTGCCGGCGACTCTCGGAGTCGAGGCGGTGGGCACCATCGTCGACACCGCACCCGACGTCGACGGGTTCACCGCGGGGGAACGGGTCGCGATTCTGCCGATCCAATCCCCAGCGGTCGGCACCGGCACCTATGCCACCCATGCCAACGTCCCCGTCGAGGCCCTGGTCCCGGTGCCTGCCGACCGCTCCGACGAGCAGGAGGCCGCGACGTGGATGGCCGGGTTGCAGGCCTACACCCTGGCCACCAAGGTGCCGATCCGATCCGGTGATACCGTGATCGTCACCGCCGCAACGTCCTCGGTCGGTACCGCACTGATCCAGATCGCCCGAGACTTCGGCGCCACCGTCATCGCCACCACCCGCACCGCCGCGCGCAAGCCGGAACTGATCGCGCTTGGAGCTGACCACGCCATCGCCACCGACGACGAGAACCTCGCCGGCAGCGTTGCCTCGATCACCGCCGGCCGTGGCGCCTCAGTGGTGTACGACAGCGTGGGTGGCGCGCTGCTGGCCGAACTGGTCGCTGCCACAGCGCCTTTCGGGCATGTGCTCTGCTACGGCGCACAGACCTCACCCGACATCCGCGCCGCCCGCGTCGACGTGCCCTTGGTCGCCCTCGACCGCAAATCCGTCGCCTTCGTCGATCTCTTCGAACTCGTCGAGTTCCCCGACCGTCTCACGGCCGCCAAGGCCTATATCGCCGATGCCGGCAGGCGCGGCGCACTGAGCATCTGCGTTGACCGAGTGCTGGCCTTCGAAGACGTGCAGGAAGCCCACCGTATCCTCGAAACCGGCCGCCTCGCAGGCAAATTACTGCTCCGCGTCACCCAGAACTGA